Proteins from a single region of Xenopus laevis strain J_2021 chromosome 9_10S, Xenopus_laevis_v10.1, whole genome shotgun sequence:
- the LOC108702340 gene encoding taste receptor type 2 member 40, whose amino-acid sequence MLQSPRMLLVNLVIKIITLIITGPCGIILNSSIVAVHLRHWKKGVSLGDCDQIILIKGFTNVLLQCFLTFSGTINGFQLYEHFDNNYFLVAYIVFFLSSFWFWLTAWLGICYCLRLVNISHQFFFVLKQRVSSGIIQLLFGTAVILGMIIFPGFWTFDIKAKQNTSIPLSIDYFIFKGDSKCLSFNAAIGFCLPTLLNSLCIGLSLTSLLRHVQRVKKNNSQSWSGKMKTHARACVTIFLLMALNLFFFATVIIFAILQFSSGTLLDTFFWTIIMACPSGQAIILFFGNSKLRSGSLKTCF is encoded by the coding sequence ATGCTACAGTCACCAAGGATGCTGTTGGTCAatctagtaataaaaataattactttgATCATAACAGGACCGTGTGGGATCATCCTGAACTCATCGATTGTAGCTGTGCATCTCAGACACTGGAAGAAGGGAGTGAGCCTCGGGGATTGTGATCAAATCATTCTGATCAAGGGGTTCACCAATGTCCTCCTCCAGTGCTTTTTAACTTTCAGTGGGACAATCAATGGTTTTCAACTATATGAGCATTTTGACaataattactttttagtagcTTACATTGTCTTCTTCTTGTCTTCCTTCTGGTTTTGGCTCACTGCCTGGCTCGGTATCTGCTACTGCTTGAGACTTGTCAACATTTCACATCAATTCTTTTTTGTCTTAAAGCAGAGAGTCTCTTCAGGGATAATCCAGCTCCTTTTTGGGACAGCAGTCATTTTAGGCATGATTATTTTTCCAGGTTTTTGGACATTTGACATAAAAGCTAAGCAAAACACATCTATCCCCTTATcaattgattattttatttttaagggagACAGTAAATGCCTTTCCTTCAATGCTGCAATTGGTTTCTGCCTGCCAACTCTTCTAAATTCTCTCTGTATTGGACTAAGCCTAACGTCCCTTTTGAGACATGTCCAGAGGGTGAAGAAGAATAATTCTCAGTCCTGGAGTGGTAAAATGAAGACCCATGCAAGAGCCTGTGTGACAATATTCCTCCTTATGGCtctgaacttgtttttttttgcaacagttATTATTTTTGCTATATTACAATTCAGTTCTGGAACTCTTTTGGATACTTTCTTCTGGACTATAATCATGGCATGTCCCTCAGGCCAAGctatcattttgttttttggaaattCAAAGTTACGGTCTGGTTCGTTAAAGACTTGTTTCTGA
- the LOC108702442 gene encoding taste receptor type 2 member 7: MDPMIFYSWNNYSTEEPMNAVGYAILFPGLIIALSILGILTSMFIMSVNFQSWIKGQNLNPTDLLNVALAFCNMVFSVSNYAFITCIFFITCWVFEYQVYVENYCFAYSLFCNSWLSSCLCFFYFVKVNNFKPGYLAWLKLRINTLVPRLILGTQVFSVLNSLLYLLGFSDENVENSAVPLVTNQTAIITDYRTCIYFYIFLLFINCCIPFLIILVTTSLNISSLYNHICRMQKNLGEFGGPSMKIHQRTVLTMTLLLIFYMLFYAVVLGYSFFLNTELFIWVYYTALSFFPPLQSIILIMGNSRLKQTCVNILNSCRKMFSERENAPTICT, from the coding sequence ATGGATCCAATGATCTTTTATAGCTGGAATAACTACTCAACTGAAGAACCTATGAATGCTGTGGGATATGCTATATTATTTCCAGGTTTAATTATAGCTTTATCCATTTTGGGAATACTTACTAGCATGTTCATCATGTCTGTTAATTTCCAATCCTGGATAAAAGGACAAAACTTAAACCCAACTGACCTCCTCAACGTTGCCCTGGCTTTCTGCAACATGGTCTTTTCTGTCTCAAATTATGCCTTCATCACATGCATATTTTTCATCACTTGTTGGGTCTTTGAATATCAAGTCTACGTGGAAAATTATTGTTTTGCGTATTCACTGTTCTGCAATTCCTGGCTCAGCTCCTGCCTATGTTTCTTCTACTTTGTGAAAGTCAATAACTTTAAACCGGGTTACCTTGCATGGCTCAAATTACGGATTAACACCCTGGTGCCAAGGCTAATACTGGGTACTCAAGTGTTCTCTGTCTTGAACTCACTATTATACCTACTGGGGTTTTCGGATGAGAATGTTGAAAACTCAGCAGTTCCTCTTGTGACCAACCAGACTGCAATTATTACCGATTACAGaacatgtatttatttctatatatttttattgttcattAACTGTTGTATTCCATTCCTGATAATATTGGTCACCACCAGCCTTAATATTTCCTCACTCTACAATCACATTTGTCGTATGCAAAAAAACTTGGGAGAGTTTGGTGGTCCCAGCATGAAAATTCATCAAAGAACAGTTCTAACAATGACACTGCTTCTTATTTTTTATATGCTCTTTTATGCTGTAGTACTGGgatatagcttttttttaaatacagagcTGTTCATTTGGGTTTATTACACAGCactgtctttttttccccctcttcagTCCATTATTCTAATCATGGGGAACTCCAGACTGAAGCAAACCTGTGTGAACATATTAAACAGTTGTAGGAAAATGTTTAGTGAAAGGGAAAATGCACCTACTATATGCACCTAA